Proteins encoded together in one Priestia aryabhattai window:
- a CDS encoding NAD(P)-dependent oxidoreductase gives MKIGIIGATGKAGQLIMKEAKKRGHEVTAIVRNASKLKNQTNVLEKDIFAITSKDVDQFHAVVDAFNAPPGSEQLHVESIQSLIKAFQGVQTRLAVVGGAGSLFVDEEKTTPLMSTEGFPAAYYPTASNMGKGLKELEKSNINWTYLSPAAFFAAEGVRTGAYQLGKDHVITNSQNESYISYADYAIALIDELENKNYVNERFAVVGEKA, from the coding sequence ATGAAAATTGGTATTATTGGAGCAACAGGAAAAGCAGGTCAATTAATTATGAAAGAAGCAAAAAAGAGAGGACATGAAGTAACAGCCATTGTTCGAAATGCTTCTAAACTAAAAAATCAAACAAACGTACTTGAAAAAGATATTTTTGCCATTACTTCAAAAGATGTTGACCAGTTTCATGCTGTGGTAGATGCATTTAATGCACCTCCCGGAAGCGAACAGCTGCACGTTGAGTCTATACAATCACTTATTAAAGCATTTCAAGGTGTTCAAACGCGACTAGCAGTAGTGGGCGGAGCAGGAAGCTTATTTGTAGACGAAGAAAAAACAACGCCTTTAATGAGCACAGAAGGATTTCCAGCAGCTTATTATCCAACGGCTTCAAACATGGGTAAAGGTTTAAAAGAACTTGAAAAATCAAACATAAACTGGACTTATTTAAGTCCAGCAGCCTTTTTTGCCGCAGAAGGTGTTCGCACGGGTGCCTATCAATTAGGAAAAGATCACGTGATCACAAATAGTCAAAATGAAAGCTATATTAGCTATGCTGATTATGCGATTGCTTTAATAGATGAGTTAGAGAATAAAAACTATGTAAATGAACGCTTTG